CGCAAACCGCCGGCTTCAGTGATCCCCAAATGCAGTGGCTGGACGATTTCCTTGGCCAGCAAGCGGTAGGCTTCGACCGCCATGAACACGTCAGAGGCCTTCACGCTGACCTTGAAGTCCTGGAAATTCAGGCGCTCAAGGTGCTCGACGTGACGCAAGGCCGACTCGACCAGCGCTGCCGGCGTCGGCTCGCCGTATTTCTTCTGCAGGTCTTTTTCCAGGGAACCGGCGTTCACGCCGATGCGGATCGGGATCCCGCGGTCACGTGCCGCATCGACCACAGCGCGAACCCGGTCTTCACGACCGATGTTGCCCGGGTTGATACGCAGGCAATCGACGCCCAGTTCGGCCACGCGCAGGGCGATGCGGTAGTCGAAGTGGATGTCGGCGACCAGCGGCACCTTGACCAGTTGCTTGATCTTGCCGAAGGCTTCGGCCGCGTCCATGTCTGGAACGGAAACCCGCACGATGTCGACGCCAGCCGCTTCCAGGCGGTTGATCTGGGCCACGGTGGCCGCGACATCGTTGGTATCGCTGTTGGTCATGCTCTGCACGGCGATGGGCGCATCACCGCCCACCGGTACCGAACCGACCCAGATCTTGCGGGATTCGCGACGTTTAATTGGAGATTCGCCGTGCATGACTTATTGACCCAACTTAAGGCGAGCAGTGGCGCCATTGGTGAACGGAGCGATATTGACCGCCTGCCCGTTGTAGGAAACTTCTGCGCCACGGGCAAAGCCCAGGAGGACAGCGAACGGCGGCTTGCCGCTGACATCAACAGTGTCGCCTTTACGTTTCAGACCGGCAAACAGCACTTTTCCGTTGCCGTCTGTCACTTGGGTCCAGCAATCGGCAACAAATTGAATGCGTACCTGGCCGGAACCGGCGACCGGAGTGGCCGGTGCGACGACTGTGGCGACCGGAGCTGCTGGCGTTGCTGGAGCGGCAACAGCAGGGGTCGGTGCAACTGGCGCTACCGGAGCAGCAGGCACGGCCGGTGCAGTCACCACCGGAGCCGCGGTAGCGACCGCAGCAGGATCGGCAGCAGTCGTTTCCGCTGCCGGCGCCGTGCTGGTGCCCTCTGGCAGAGCCAACGGCGTCGCCGCCTCGGTTTGCGCCTCGACCACGGCCTGATCTTCCGGCTCGTCGAGCGGGTGGATCTGCGTGGTGCCGTCGGCGCCCTCGACTTCAACGTGTTCCGGATTCAGACCGATCAGATCTTTGGTACGCAGCGAGGTTTGGTCCTGCCACCAGACAAAACCGCCACCCACGACGGCAATCAGCAGCAGCAGGCTGACGATGCGCAAAATGGTGTGGGAAATACGGCTTGGTTCTTCGATGCGGCCCAGGCTGTGCACGTTGCTGCCCTGGGCATCGGTGCCGGTGTGCTGGTCGAACTGCTGAACCAGAACGGCCTGGTCCATGCCGAGCAATTTGGCATAGGCACGGATATAGCCGCGGGCAAAGGTATGCCCTGGCAGCTTGTCGAACGCGCCAGCTTCCAGGTTACCCAAGGAAATCGTGGTGAGGTTGAGCTTTACTGCCACTTCCGCCAACGACCAGCCATTGCTTTCGCGGCCCTGACGCAAGGTCTCTCCGGGGTTTACGCGAGTCGCTGCTACAACTTCGGGATGCGCCGCTTTCATCATTGCTCCGACAGGTATTGCTGATATTCCGGGGTACCGGGATAGAGTCGTGTTAATTGCAGGCCCAGACTGGCGGCCTTGTCGCGATCTTCGAACACACTGGCCAACCGCACGCCGAGCCATAGACTACGTGCATTTTGCTCGGCGAGCTGGCTAAAACGGTCGTAATAGTCGCGCGCGGGCACATAATGCCTGTCTTCGAACGACAACTCAGCCATTTCCAGCAACGCCCGTGGCTGCTGGCGATTCAGGCGCAGGGCTTTTTCCAGGTATTCTCTGGCCAGATCACGCTCGCCGAGCTTCATGGCGGTCATGCCCAGGCTTTCGAAAACCCGTGAACGTTCAGGGTAGAGACTGTCGGCAGCCGCTTGTTCAAAGCGCTCGTAGGCGTCCTTGTAGCGCTGCTGCTGATAGAGAAAGCTGCCGTAGTTGTTCAGGATCCGCGCATCGCCGGGACGCACCGCCAGTGCCTTGCGAAAATGCTGGTCGGCCAGCGACGGCTCCATTTCCGCCTGGAACACCAAGCCCAGGGCAGCATTCGCATCGGCGTCCGCAGCATCGAGCTCCAGCGCTTTCTTGAGCGGCACCTTCGCTTGCTCGGTCATGCCCTTGTGCAGGTAGCCCATGCCCAATTGCACATAGGCGGCTCGCGCTTCGTCCCGCCCCTTGCCGGTCTGCAGCGGGTCGTTGCCGCCCGATGACACACAGCCAGCCGAAAGGCTGGCCAACAGCAGGAGCAGCGCCAAGCGCAGGGACATAGAGATCCTCTCTTAGTTACGGGTCGCAGCGTCTTGGGCCATATCGTTGTCGGCGCTCAATTCACGCACGGCGATATAACGTTCGCTGCGGCGGGTGCGATCCAGCACCTGCCCTACCAATTGACCACATGCGGCATCGATGTCTTCGCCGCGCGTGGTGCGCACGGTGACGTTGAAGCCAGCATGGTGCAGTTGATCCTGGAAACGGCGAATGGCGTTGTTGCTCGGCCGCTCGTAACCGGAATGCGGAAACGGGTTGAACGGGATCAGGTTGATCTTGCACGGTACGTTCTTGAGCAACTCGATCATTTCAACCGCGTGCTCAACTTTATCGTTGATGTCCTTGAGCAAGGTGTACTCGATGGTCAACACACGCTTCTCGCCCAGGGACGACATGTAGCGCTGACACGATTCGAGCAGCATCTTAAGCGGATACTTCTTGTTGATCGGCACCAATTGGTTACGCAATGCATCATTCGGTGCGTGCAGCGACAACGCCAGGGACACGTCGATGTGCTTGGACAGCTCATCGATCATCGGCACCACGCCGGAGGTCGACAGGGTCACGCGGCGCTTGGAGATGCCGTAGCCCAGGTCGTCCATCATCAGGTGCATGGCGGCAACGACGTTGTCGAAGTTCAGCAGCGGCTCGCCCATGCCCATCATCACCACGTTGGTGATGGCACGTTCGGCGGTAGCCGGAATGCTGCCAAACGATTTGTTGGC
This region of Pseudomonas fluorescens genomic DNA includes:
- the ispG gene encoding flavodoxin-dependent (E)-4-hydroxy-3-methylbut-2-enyl-diphosphate synthase; translated protein: MHGESPIKRRESRKIWVGSVPVGGDAPIAVQSMTNSDTNDVAATVAQINRLEAAGVDIVRVSVPDMDAAEAFGKIKQLVKVPLVADIHFDYRIALRVAELGVDCLRINPGNIGREDRVRAVVDAARDRGIPIRIGVNAGSLEKDLQKKYGEPTPAALVESALRHVEHLERLNFQDFKVSVKASDVFMAVEAYRLLAKEIVQPLHLGITEAGGLRSGTVKSAVGLGMLLAEGIGDTIRISLAADPVEEVKVGYDILKSLHLRSRGINFIACPSCSRQNFDVVKTMNELEGRLEDLLVPLDVAVIGCVVNGPGEAKEAHIGLTGGTPNLIYIDGKPSQKLTNDNLVDELERLIRQKAAEKVEADAALIARG
- a CDS encoding RodZ domain-containing protein, translated to MKAAHPEVVAATRVNPGETLRQGRESNGWSLAEVAVKLNLTTISLGNLEAGAFDKLPGHTFARGYIRAYAKLLGMDQAVLVQQFDQHTGTDAQGSNVHSLGRIEEPSRISHTILRIVSLLLLIAVVGGGFVWWQDQTSLRTKDLIGLNPEHVEVEGADGTTQIHPLDEPEDQAVVEAQTEAATPLALPEGTSTAPAAETTAADPAAVATAAPVVTAPAVPAAPVAPVAPTPAVAAPATPAAPVATVVAPATPVAGSGQVRIQFVADCWTQVTDGNGKVLFAGLKRKGDTVDVSGKPPFAVLLGFARGAEVSYNGQAVNIAPFTNGATARLKLGQ
- the pilW gene encoding type IV pilus biogenesis/stability protein PilW, with amino-acid sequence MSLRLALLLLLASLSAGCVSSGGNDPLQTGKGRDEARAAYVQLGMGYLHKGMTEQAKVPLKKALELDAADADANAALGLVFQAEMEPSLADQHFRKALAVRPGDARILNNYGSFLYQQQRYKDAYERFEQAAADSLYPERSRVFESLGMTAMKLGERDLAREYLEKALRLNRQQPRALLEMAELSFEDRHYVPARDYYDRFSQLAEQNARSLWLGVRLASVFEDRDKAASLGLQLTRLYPGTPEYQQYLSEQ
- the rlmN gene encoding 23S rRNA (adenine(2503)-C(2))-methyltransferase RlmN, which gives rise to MTTSTVKTNLLGLTQQEMEKFFDSIGEKRFRAGQVMKWIHHLGVDDFDAMTNVSKALRDKLKAIAEVRGPEVVSEDISSDGTRKWVVRVASGSCVETVYIPQGKRGTLCVSSQAGCALDCSFCSTGKQGFNSNLTAAEVIGQVWIANKSFGSIPATAERAITNVVMMGMGEPLLNFDNVVAAMHLMMDDLGYGISKRRVTLSTSGVVPMIDELSKHIDVSLALSLHAPNDALRNQLVPINKKYPLKMLLESCQRYMSSLGEKRVLTIEYTLLKDINDKVEHAVEMIELLKNVPCKINLIPFNPFPHSGYERPSNNAIRRFQDQLHHAGFNVTVRTTRGEDIDAACGQLVGQVLDRTRRSERYIAVRELSADNDMAQDAATRN